Proteins encoded together in one Riemerella anatipestifer window:
- a CDS encoding T9SS type A sorting domain-containing protein, whose protein sequence is MQKISIKMHYKNYFLVAGLCVAMLFKAQQTQPELYDPYTPEYFSVGKNDPAWLQLIVDNPSGVNFFEMEKKFGEWLDSDPDARRKTPEKKPAVNFYRRWQKAYRPFVNGNGEIVLPKKEDYLAKLDRQNQRSNQTMVKHQRGGLTTLGTNSTPANTNKWRNIGPYSTDYNSQHEGYKPSYDSHANVFRIDVSKTNPNILYSGAETGAVFKTTDKGKNWTACASDYNFGANITAIRIDPKDPNTVWVGSTLGLFVSDDGGNSFRRINNITTTVNSIRVSDDRKTVTVTTGESHKLGGGNKSDNRKDGFYRSTDSGKTFNRIISGIFYDHELKPNNSNVVYLYGRKQGEWYSKLYISNNGGGSFDNGREVLSGARIGRLAVSDAPNGENYIYALVTVQKKGYHYGEPHILQSTNGGQSWTDKTKITNNISEYQNTFCPTIDAPNGGQGYYDMMIGVSGTNPEHVIFGLCSAYCSLNGGEGGYKDTAIGGYCNFKMHADMQDIAIVGDEVWIANDGGIKYSPNFFKKDENGNMTTENRVKGIYASDYYGFGQGWNEDVMVGGRWHNGDAVMMENYGEGNAVYVGGVEQATGYVMVSNPKKVYFSDAGMFTMPNNIDGKLNADYFAFDRKKPYEALRANGFLGTDPRYAQRILYHAAEGHWGTPLRQIWETLDEGTNYSLLYNPSDNISNIEFARSNPNVIYACGQYDIYKSINNGQSWTSFKMPQFNGFFPTIAVDPKNENKIWVVQGYTNGGVAYSEDSGQTWVKPLENDADMKNIAFRWIVLAGDEHNGVYLGSDEGSAVYYKDDTMDKWINYSNGLPPAARLTRLIPFFKEGKLRAATSQGIWEIPLYRQKFTPVAQPMATNISQARLNDANMTVEFESYSIVNQDKVEWEWSFKPEPHYVSNKKVRNPKVIFKYNGKYDVTLKVTTPEGSHSRTIENMIIVDNGVLGTNETQASTNKVAVYPTSLNSGETLHIKRGLSQEQGKFRIYSADGALIKTVEIEANSGAEITVPTHGLQKGVYLFQYSTYNHIHRGKFIIK, encoded by the coding sequence TTGCAAAAAATTTCAATTAAAATGCATTACAAGAACTATTTTTTAGTAGCTGGTCTTTGTGTTGCGATGCTTTTCAAAGCTCAACAAACTCAACCAGAACTTTACGACCCCTACACACCAGAGTATTTCTCGGTGGGGAAAAATGACCCTGCGTGGTTGCAACTCATCGTGGATAATCCGAGTGGGGTTAATTTCTTTGAAATGGAAAAGAAATTTGGCGAATGGCTGGACAGCGATCCTGACGCCAGACGCAAAACACCAGAGAAAAAACCTGCCGTAAACTTCTACCGAAGATGGCAGAAGGCATATAGACCTTTTGTAAACGGTAACGGAGAGATTGTACTTCCTAAAAAAGAGGACTACCTCGCTAAGCTGGACAGACAAAACCAAAGAAGTAACCAAACAATGGTAAAACACCAACGCGGAGGTTTAACTACTTTGGGAACTAATTCTACTCCTGCAAACACAAATAAATGGCGGAATATAGGTCCTTACTCCACGGATTACAATAGCCAGCACGAAGGATATAAACCGTCTTATGACTCCCACGCTAATGTATTTAGAATAGATGTTTCTAAAACTAATCCTAATATTCTCTACTCTGGGGCAGAAACTGGAGCGGTATTTAAAACTACTGATAAAGGTAAAAATTGGACAGCTTGTGCTTCCGATTATAACTTTGGAGCTAATATTACCGCCATTAGAATAGACCCAAAAGACCCAAATACCGTATGGGTAGGTTCTACTTTAGGTCTATTTGTGAGTGATGATGGAGGAAATAGTTTTAGAAGAATAAATAACATTACCACCACAGTCAACAGTATAAGAGTGAGTGATGACAGAAAAACAGTAACTGTAACCACAGGAGAATCACATAAATTGGGTGGAGGCAATAAATCAGATAATCGTAAAGATGGGTTTTACCGTTCCACAGATAGTGGTAAAACCTTCAATAGAATAATCAGCGGCATTTTCTATGACCACGAACTAAAACCTAATAATTCTAATGTTGTCTATCTTTATGGAAGAAAGCAAGGAGAATGGTACTCTAAACTCTATATATCTAACAATGGTGGTGGGAGTTTTGATAACGGTAGAGAGGTATTATCTGGAGCTAGGATAGGACGATTAGCAGTAAGTGATGCCCCTAATGGAGAAAATTATATCTATGCTTTAGTCACTGTACAAAAAAAAGGCTATCACTACGGGGAGCCTCATATCCTTCAGAGTACTAATGGAGGACAAAGTTGGACAGATAAAACCAAAATAACAAATAATATTAGTGAATATCAAAACACATTCTGCCCAACGATTGATGCCCCAAACGGCGGACAAGGCTATTACGATATGATGATAGGCGTTTCTGGAACCAACCCTGAACATGTTATTTTTGGATTGTGTAGTGCGTACTGTTCTCTTAACGGAGGAGAGGGAGGATACAAAGACACAGCCATCGGAGGCTATTGTAACTTTAAGATGCACGCCGATATGCAAGATATTGCCATTGTAGGTGATGAAGTATGGATTGCCAACGATGGAGGCATTAAATACTCTCCTAATTTCTTTAAAAAAGACGAAAATGGTAATATGACAACAGAAAACCGTGTAAAAGGAATTTATGCTAGTGATTACTATGGGTTTGGGCAAGGCTGGAACGAAGATGTAATGGTGGGAGGTAGATGGCACAATGGAGATGCCGTAATGATGGAAAACTACGGAGAAGGTAATGCCGTATATGTGGGAGGTGTGGAACAAGCTACAGGCTATGTGATGGTAAGCAATCCTAAGAAAGTTTACTTTTCTGATGCAGGAATGTTCACTATGCCAAATAATATAGATGGTAAGTTAAATGCAGATTATTTTGCCTTTGACAGGAAAAAACCCTACGAAGCTCTAAGAGCCAATGGCTTTTTAGGAACAGACCCTCGCTATGCTCAACGAATTTTATATCATGCAGCAGAAGGCCACTGGGGAACTCCTCTAAGGCAAATTTGGGAAACACTTGATGAAGGAACTAATTATAGTTTGTTATATAACCCATCAGACAATATCTCTAACATAGAGTTCGCTCGTTCTAATCCTAACGTAATTTATGCTTGTGGGCAATACGATATTTATAAGTCAATAAATAATGGTCAAAGTTGGACTTCATTTAAAATGCCTCAATTCAACGGCTTTTTCCCTACCATTGCTGTGGATCCTAAAAATGAAAACAAAATATGGGTAGTACAAGGCTACACTAACGGTGGCGTAGCTTATAGCGAAGACAGCGGACAAACTTGGGTAAAACCGCTGGAAAACGATGCCGATATGAAAAATATAGCCTTCCGTTGGATTGTATTGGCAGGAGATGAGCATAACGGGGTTTATCTAGGATCTGACGAAGGTTCTGCCGTTTACTATAAAGACGACACTATGGACAAATGGATTAACTATTCCAACGGTTTGCCACCTGCAGCAAGACTTACTCGTTTAATCCCTTTCTTTAAAGAGGGCAAACTAAGAGCCGCTACCTCGCAAGGGATATGGGAAATTCCTTTATACAGACAAAAATTTACACCCGTAGCACAACCAATGGCAACCAACATTAGCCAAGCCCGATTAAATGATGCTAATATGACGGTAGAGTTTGAATCTTACTCTATTGTAAACCAAGACAAAGTTGAATGGGAATGGTCGTTTAAACCTGAACCTCACTATGTAAGCAACAAAAAGGTAAGAAATCCCAAAGTCATATTTAAGTATAACGGCAAATACGATGTTACCCTAAAAGTTACCACACCAGAAGGCTCCCATAGCCGAACCATTGAAAATATGATTATAGTGGACAACGGAGTGCTAGGAACCAACGAAACCCAAGCCTCTACGAATAAAGTAGCCGTTTATCCTACCTCGTTAAATTCGGGAGAAACACTTCACATAAAACGAGGCTTATCCCAAGAACAAGGGAAGTTCCGTATTTATAGTGCCGATGGAGCGTTGATTAAAACAGTAGAGATAGAAGCCAATTCTGGAGCGGAAATTACCGTTCCTACTCACGGATTGCAAAAGGGCGTTTACCTTTTCCAATACTCTACCTACAACCACATACATCGTGGCAAATTCATCATAAAATAA